In Cicer arietinum cultivar CDC Frontier isolate Library 1 chromosome 7, Cicar.CDCFrontier_v2.0, whole genome shotgun sequence, a single window of DNA contains:
- the LOC101512248 gene encoding uncharacterized protein isoform X2 codes for MTLLQCWIYEHFPRICKRGDRGVVPAHLPRACRWTAKHVVEGYLRCGGVSVPYLPERCLRQFGRIQCILRDVPPMSDIIDWVWQSTMRSSVETFQRLYPVATFSIEVTADYYAWYISVSHPLILPPSTVALSSPHTIVATHAGPSSSAHVGRDRRDRRAAEFAHMALDMVRPFSEIHEILSELCRLYDD; via the exons ATGACCCTACTACAG TGTTGGATTTACGAGCACTTCCCTAGGATCTGTAAGCGGGGTGATAGAGGAGTGGTTCCTGCAcatcttccaagagcatgtaggtggaCTGCAAAACATGTTGTTGAAG GATATCTTCGATGTGGTGGAGTCTCAGTCCCATATTTGCCAGAGCGATGTCTTCGACAGTTTGGTCGTATTCAGTGCATTCTGCGTGACGTTCCTCCGATGTCGGACATTATAGATTGGGTCTGGCAGAGTACTATGAGATCATCTGTAGAGACCTTTCAGAGACTATATCCTGTTGCGACTTTTTCTATAGAGGTCACTGCAGACTACTATGCATGGTATATTAGTGTTTCACATCCTCTGATTCTCCCTCCATCCACTGTTGCACTTTCGAGTCCACATACTATTGTTGCTACACATGCTGGTCCATCATCTTCTGCACATGTTGGTAGAGACCGTAGAGACCGTAGAGCAGCTGAGTTTGCACATATGGCCTTAGATATGGTAAGACCATTTAGTGAGATTCATGAGATATTAAGTGAATTATGCCGCTTGTATGACGATTAG
- the LOC101512248 gene encoding uncharacterized protein isoform X1, producing the protein MLIMLQCWIYEHFPRICKRGDRGVVPAHLPRACRWTAKHVVEGYLRCGGVSVPYLPERCLRQFGRIQCILRDVPPMSDIIDWVWQSTMRSSVETFQRLYPVATFSIEVTADYYAWYISVSHPLILPPSTVALSSPHTIVATHAGPSSSAHVGRDRRDRRAAEFAHMALDMVRPFSEIHEILSELCRLYDD; encoded by the exons atgttaattatgttGCAGTGTTGGATTTACGAGCACTTCCCTAGGATCTGTAAGCGGGGTGATAGAGGAGTGGTTCCTGCAcatcttccaagagcatgtaggtggaCTGCAAAACATGTTGTTGAAG GATATCTTCGATGTGGTGGAGTCTCAGTCCCATATTTGCCAGAGCGATGTCTTCGACAGTTTGGTCGTATTCAGTGCATTCTGCGTGACGTTCCTCCGATGTCGGACATTATAGATTGGGTCTGGCAGAGTACTATGAGATCATCTGTAGAGACCTTTCAGAGACTATATCCTGTTGCGACTTTTTCTATAGAGGTCACTGCAGACTACTATGCATGGTATATTAGTGTTTCACATCCTCTGATTCTCCCTCCATCCACTGTTGCACTTTCGAGTCCACATACTATTGTTGCTACACATGCTGGTCCATCATCTTCTGCACATGTTGGTAGAGACCGTAGAGACCGTAGAGCAGCTGAGTTTGCACATATGGCCTTAGATATGGTAAGACCATTTAGTGAGATTCATGAGATATTAAGTGAATTATGCCGCTTGTATGACGATTAG